One segment of Aquimarina sp. BL5 DNA contains the following:
- a CDS encoding BlaI/MecI/CopY family transcriptional regulator yields MQKLAKREEQIMQSLWKLEKAFIKEIIEELPDPKPHYNTTATIVKILEEKGFISHKAFGNSFQYYPLISKNEYQKDVLGEVVNNYFDNSPLALVKFFAKEEKINTEELEEIIKLIKNNK; encoded by the coding sequence ATGCAAAAGTTAGCAAAAAGAGAAGAACAGATCATGCAGAGTTTATGGAAACTGGAGAAAGCCTTCATTAAGGAAATTATTGAAGAACTGCCTGATCCCAAGCCTCATTATAATACAACTGCTACGATTGTAAAGATTCTAGAAGAAAAAGGCTTCATCAGCCACAAAGCATTTGGTAATAGTTTTCAGTACTACCCATTGATTTCTAAAAATGAGTATCAAAAAGATGTTTTAGGTGAGGTAGTTAATAATTACTTCGACAACTCACCACTAGCTTTGGTAAAGTTCTTTGCCAAAGAAGAAAAAATAAATACCGAAGAATTAGAAGAAATTATTAAACTCATTAAAAACAATAAGTAA